In Arachis stenosperma cultivar V10309 chromosome 1, arast.V10309.gnm1.PFL2, whole genome shotgun sequence, one DNA window encodes the following:
- the LOC130980505 gene encoding protein FAR1-RELATED SEQUENCE 5-like: MERTEEVLSNFQENVTAGVEEDPIENETFVAETESVPIGASQSDDQRDVIFLDGIGSFGAIDFDALRAEEIMMIEFVDLKTTYDFYNEYGRIKGFSIRRSKVGRCKKAGSEGDIIWQIFVCSRQGERDAKHVHRNNRKMDPRPVTRCGCNARIKVHVDSRNGRWYVDFFSDEHNHDMLEARFRRMMRSHRAIKTGDLHQINTMRSSGLRVPTIFRAFANQSGGFKMVGFQVKDIYNAIEKQRRAGASDTDNALKYLQMLKRRDPCMFWKYSLDEQRMLHNIFWCDGASQYDFNVFGDVIGFDATYGRNKYKCPLVIFSGVDHHMCTVVFGCAVLLKEGEESYVWLLRAFLKAMKGKAPKSVITDGDQAMKSAIKAVFPEAHHRLCSWHFLRNATTRVGIPRFMTKFRLCLMGDLEVDDFEDIWNDAVEEFGLQQNSWVKDMYERKHMWSNAHIRCKFFVGLKTTSRCEALNMQIRKFIHNGYNLREFIEHFQQYLEFMRRRVVVADYKSAYGEPVVKTRLEELERFAAAVYTREVFVLFRELLLLASNVRVVSSKKTSTCTLFEVAMYCQGRSWNVSWGEIDDEFRCSCLRMESFGIPCVHIVGVLVRLNMVVIPGSLILGHWTKKAKQPPINNHVFSEEIPDAAYMSMHAAMLDDCRELVKLSCSNFEDYFEVKTKIANERDVLREKIRKRLATTAEGGGDDASIHDPPKARHKGCGRHVVTTRGRYRRVQRCRKCGKAGHNARRCATGNGEDTTHELDAFGSSHNMDESQEAEASQQMEYDDLSF; the protein is encoded by the exons ATGGAGAGGACCGAGGAAGTTTTATCTAATTTTCAGGAGAATGTCACTGCAGGG GTGGAAGAGGACCCGATAGAAAATGAGACCTTTGTTGCAGAAACAGAATCCGTTCCGATTGGTGCAAGTCAGTCAGACGATCAAAGAGATGTCATCTTTCTCGACGGAATAGGTTCGTTTGGTGCAATTGATTTTGATGCGTTGCGAGCTGAGGAGATTATGATGATAGAGTTTGTCGATTTGAAAACTACTTATGACTTCTATAACGAGTACGGTCGAATTAAGGGGTTTTCCATACGCCGGTCGAAGGTAGGGCGCTGCAAGAAGGCAGGATCTGAGGGCGACATTATATGGCAAATTTTTGTATGCTCGCGACAAGGTGAACGAGATGCAAAGCATGTTCACAGAAATAATAGGAAGATGGATCCTAGACCAGTAACGCGATGCGGGTGTAATGCGCGGATAAAAGTTCATGTTGACTCGAGGAACGGGAGATGGTATGTTGACTTCTTCTCCGATGAACATAACCATGACATGTTGGAGGCAAGGTTTAGGAGAATGATGCGGTCTCACCGGGCAATAAAAACGGGGGATTTACACCAGATTAATACTATGAGAAGCTCTGGCCTTCGAGTTCCGACAATATTTCGGGCTTTTGCAAACCAAAGTGGTGGATTCAAGATGGTTGGGTTTCAGGTGAAAGACATATATAATGcaattgagaagcaaagaaGAGCTGGAGCAAGCGACACGGATAATGCACTCAAGTATTTACAAATGTTGAAGAGGCGTGACCCCTGTATGTTTTGGAAGTATTCGTTGGATGAACAACGGATGCTCCACAATATATTTTGGTGTGATGGTGCAAGTCAGTATGATTTCAATGTTTTCGGAGATGTTATAGGGTTTGATGCAACGTACGGGAGGAATAAGTACAAATGTCCCCTTGTGATATTCTCTGGCGTGGATCACCACATGTGCACTGTTGTGTTTGGATGTGCGGTTCTCTTAAAGGAAGGGGAGGAAAGCTATGTGTGGTTGCTTCGGGCATTTCTGAAGGCCATGAAAGGAAAGGCTCCTAAGTCCGTTATTACCGACGGTGATCAAGCCATGAAGAGTGCAATCAAAGCTGTATTTCCAGAAGCACATCATAGATTGTGCAGCTGGCACTTTCTACGCAATGCGACCACTCGAGTAGGTATTCCACGATTTATGACCAAGTTTCGTCTTTGTTTAATGGGGGATTTGGAGGTCGATGACTTTGAAGATATATGGAATGATGCAGTTGAAGAATTTGGGTTGCAACAAAATTCATGGGTCAAGGATATGTATGAAAGGAAACATATGTGGTCAAATGCCCATATTAGGTGTAAGTTCTTTGTTGGGCTCAAGACAACATCAAGGTGTGAGGCGTTAAATATGCAGATAAGGAAGTTTATACACAACGGCTACAACTTGAGGGAATTCATTGAGCATTTCCAACAGTATTTAGAGTTCATGCGTAGGAGAGTAGTGGTTGCTGATTACAAATCTGCTTATGGAGAACCGGTTGTGAAAACAAGATTGGAGGAGTTAGAGCGATTTGCAGCAGCAGTATACACACGAGAGGTCTTTGTCTTATTTCGGGAGTTGTTATTACTAGCTAGCAATGTCAGAGTAGTTTCTTCGAAGAAGACAAGCACGTGTACATTGTTTGAGGTGGCCATGTATTGCCAAGGTAGATCATGGAACGTTTCGTGGGGGGAGATAGATGATGAATTCAGATGCTCTTGCCTGCGCATGGAATCTTTTGGAATCCCCTGTGTCCACATAGTTGGTGTGCTTGTCAGACTTAACATGGTTGTTATTCCAGGTAGTCTTATACTGGGTCATTGGACAAAGAAGGCAAAACAACCACCGATAAATAACCATGTTTTTAGTGAAGAGATTCCTGATGCAGCCTATATGAGTATGCATGCAGCAATGCTCGATGACTGTAGAGAACTGGTAAAGCTTTCTTGTAGTAACTTTGAGGATTACTTCGAGGTGAAGACCAAAATAGCTAATGAACGAGACGTGTTAAGAGAAAAGATCCGAAAAAGGTTGGCGACCACTGCTGAGGGCGGGGGCGATGATGCGTCCATACACGATCCTCCAAAAGCCAGACATAAAGGGTGTGGTCGTCATGTTGTGACGACTCGTGGGAGGTACCGGCGTGTCCAACGTTGCAGAAAGTGTGGCAAGGCTGGCCATAACGCTCGTAGATGCGCAACCGGGAATGGTGAGGACACCACGCATGAATTAGATGCTTTTGGATCATCGCACAACATGGACGAATCACAAGAAGCCGAGGCTTCACAACAGATGGAGTACGATGATCTGAGCTTCTAA